The following proteins are co-located in the Plasmodium vinckei vinckei genome assembly, chromosome: PVVCY_11 genome:
- a CDS encoding topoisomerase I, putative, whose translation MSIVGNNYRDDDSTSDDDILIDNIKKNVYSTKLNDTKKNDNTTCISNKENLITNNDKPNAKEKGSTIRRVGSKLNVKGKSEENLNVCKIKKKQKSISADNDNLNSNNTSEGKKTLKHLKEAVKKKRETGEKSVRVKEEKKIPNKIKKETIKKSKKIPKKSEENFEPINRWWEKIDDQSDTQWNYLEHRGIIFSPPYVKHDIPIFYKSIKIELNPKAEELATYWCSVIGTDYCTKDKFILNFFKTFINNLEKDNIIRRENEHKVKNGDISNFKFIDFMKIKEHLIQLRDERLNKTKEEKEEDKKIRMEKELPYTFALVDWIREKISSNKAEPPGLFRGRGEHPKQGLLKKRIFPEDVVINISKDAPAPRLYDDMCGHNWGDIYHDNKVTWLAYYKDSINDQIKYTFLSAQSKFKGYKDFLKYENARKLKSCVHKIRKDYQNKMKSKNMINKQLGTAVYLIDFLALRVGGEKDVDEEADTVGCCSLRVEHVSFSHNVIIKNDNTNDENNNQMAKIPLPKNLEDILEDDCYITLDFLGKDSIRYFNTVKIDKQAYINMIIFCKNKNKDEGLFDQITCSKLNEYLKEIMPTLSAKVFRTYNASITLDQQLRRLKEIKGKNDDSLLSCDIDIRKTKKIKLENATSSSNVLNDCNNPQHDEKIEKKENDNTSNNENMMKKENMDDKNSPIEVDVSNINDLINFFNNANREVAILCNHQRSIPKQHDTTMSKIKKQIEVYNEDIQEYKKYLQYLKKNNNEKEFTFVSKVVTLDGSLRPNKVKENMKEESCKKKLIAVIKKVELLENQMKVRDDNKTIALGTSKINYMDPRITVAFCKQFEIPIEKIFNRSLRLKFPWAMFVTKNFRF comes from the coding sequence ATGAGCATAGTAGGAAATAATTATAGAGATGATGATAGCACATCCGATgatgatatattaattgacaacattaaaaaaaatgtgtattctactaaattaaatgacaccaaaaaaaatgataatacaaCTTGTATATCGAATAAAGAAAATCTTATAACGAATAATGATAAGCCAAATGCAAAGGAAAAAGGCAGTACTATTCGGCGTGTGGGATCGAAATTAAATGTAAAAGGGAAAAGtgaagaaaatttaaatgtgtgtaaaataaaaaaaaaacaaaaaagtaTTAGTGCtgataatgataatttaaattcaaataatacCAGTGAAGGAAAAAAGACATTGAAACATTTAAAAGAAGCtgtaaagaaaaaaagggaaaCAGGTGAAAAATCGGTGCGAGTTAaagaggaaaaaaaaattccaaataaaataaaaaaagaaacgattaaaaaatcaaaaaagaTACCTAAAAAATCTGAAGAAAATTTCGAGCCAATAAATAGATGGTGGGAAAAAATAGATGATCAATCTGATACACAATGGAATTATTTAGAGCATAGaggtattatattttctccTCCATATGTAAAACACGATattccaattttttataaaagcaTTAAAATAGAATTAAATCCTAAAGCAGAGGAATTAGCTACATATTGGTGTAGTGTAATAGGAACTGATTATTGTACAAaagataaatttatattaaatttttttaaaacatttataaataatttagagaaggataatattataagacGAGAAAATGAGCATAAAGTAAAGAACGGAGATATATCAAATTTTAAGTTTATtgattttatgaaaattaaaGAGCATTTAATTCAATTAAGGGACGAAcgattaaataaaacaaaagaagaaaaagaagaagacaaaaaaattcgGATGGAAAAAGAATTACCATATACATTTGCATTAGTTGATTGGATTCGTGAAAAAATTTCAAGTAACAAAGCAGAACCACCTGGTTTATTTAGAGGTAGAGGAGAGCATCCAAAACAAggattattaaaaaaaagaatttttCCAGAAGATGTTGTAATTAATATAAGTAAAGATGCACCTGCCCCAAGACTCTATGATGATATGTGTGGACACAATTGGGGAGATATATATCATGATAATAAAGTTACATGGCTAGCTTATTATAAAGATAGTATTAAtgatcaaataaaatacacatttttatcagCTCAATCAAAATTTAAAGGGTATAaagattttttaaaatatgaaaatgctAGAAAGTTAAAATCATGTGTACATAAAATTAGAAAAgattatcaaaataaaatgaagaGTAAAAACATGATTAATAAACAATTAGGCACAGCTGTTTATTTAATCGACTTTTTAGCTTTAAGAGTAGGAGGAGAAAAAGATGTTGATGAAGAAGCAGATACAGTAGGCTGCTGTAGTTTGAGAGTAGAACATGTTAGTTTTTCCCATAatgtaattataaaaaatgacaatacaaatgatgaaaataataatcaaatGGCCAAGATACCGTTACCTAAAAATTTAGAAGATATTTTAGAAGATGATTGTTACATAACATTAGACTTTTTAGGTAAAGATAGTATTCGATATTTTAATACCGTAAAAATTGATAAGCaagcatatattaatatgattatattttgtaaaaacaaaaataaagatgaaGGGTTATTCGACCAAATAACTTGctcaaaattaaatgaatatttaaaagaaataatgcCAACATTATCAGCAAAAGTTTTTCGTACATATAATGCTTCAATTACTTTAGATCAACAACTAAGAagattaaaagaaataaaaggaaaaaatgatgattctttattatcttGTGATATTGATATacgaaaaacaaaaaaaattaaattagaAAATGCAACATCATCATCAAATGTGTTAAATGATTGTAACAATCCACAAcatgatgaaaaaattgaaaaaaaggaaaatgataatacatctaataatgaaaatatgatgaaaaaagaaaatatggaTGATAAAAATTCGCCAATAGAAGTAGATGTATCCAATATTAATGATCTtattaacttttttaaCAATGCTAATAGAGAAGTTGCTATTCTTTGTAACCATCAAAGAAGTATTCCAAAACAACATGATACAACAATGtctaaaataaaaaaacaaattgaagtttataatgaagatatacaagagtataaaaaatatttacaatatttaaaaaaaaataataatgaaaaggaATTTACTTTTGTTTCAAAAGTTGTTACATTAGATGGATCCTTACGACCAAATAAAGTCAAAGAAAACATGAAAGAAGAatcatgtaaaaaaaaactaatcGCTGTTATTAAAAAGGTAGAATTATTAGAAAATCAAATGAAAGTAAgagatgataataaaacaatagcATTAGGCACttcaaaaattaattacaTGGATCCAAGAATAACTGTTGCATTTTGTAAACAATTCGAAATAccaatagaaaaaatatttaacaGAAGTCTAAGACTTAAGTTTCCTTGGGCAATGTTTGTCACTAAAAATTTTCGTTTTTAA
- a CDS encoding WD repeat-containing protein, putative → MINIKKENIEEDKKSTIDKLDNDEYNATFLVENDNKENDIDHLNKQFEQNVNVCHDNSNTESNLESDSDNSEYFEKLLKNAKVINISSFDKNEIAADKREKGPISIPTDDKHFLMALSFIHNFMIEHEFIESLEVFEKEYLKKYGEDINILRKGKREDILTQNELLRNDFWNHQEFTKDIQNSLEEANKKIQKTIKERDYYLMHHKRVIQEKETLNKEIQKQKKEIEKIQNSIGEIKAKYESTFKEKMLVTLEKEKRDTKIEGLNKYIERLKDLLGNNTSPSLVNISSNDEKGNNLTESTISKDDKKISKKNPKREDTPWPNNEDSPCELSENEYDKYNINVSSLSIEKSFNAHNSAVLGIAYNKEVQLIATGGDDGKWKTWSTSNYELVMESQAHKKWIGDICFNKKGNILCTCSGDSKIKLWDMVKEKCIHTFMNSAGPIWSLSFHYEGDFFASASMDQTIRIFDINSLRQRQILRGHVDSINCVNFHPFYKTLTSASVDKTVSIWDMKSGLCINTFYGHSFPCNYSNFSTDGKWIYSCDSGGIVKIWDVRANRCLINIDAGPSSANKCPMDKNNKYLFIASEDNTIKIFDVVEKKFVRTLKHEFPIKNILVENNKLIYSLSNGDIFVRGQQKE, encoded by the exons atgataaacataaaaaaggaaaatatcgaagaagataaaaaatcaaCTATAGACAAATTAGATAATGATGAATATAATGCAACATTTTTAGtggaaaatgataataaagaaaatgatattgACCATTTGAATAAGCAATTTGAACAAAATGTAAACGTATGTCATGATAATTCAAATACAGAATCAAATTTAGAATCAGACAGTGATAATTcagaatattttgaaaagttATTAAAGAATGCCAAAgtaattaatatatcaagctttgataaaaatgaaatagcTGCAGACAAaa gAGAAAAAGGCCCAATCAGCATTCCAACTGATGATAAGCATTTTCTTATGGCTCTTTCATTCATACACAACTTTATGATTGAGCATGAATTTATAGAATCACTTGAAGTATTTGAA aaggaatatttaaaaaaatatggcgAAGATATTAATATACTAAGAAAGGGTAAACGTGAAGATATACTTACTCAAAATGAGCTTTTGAGGAATGACTTTTGGAATCATCAAGAATTTACAAAGGACATTCAAAATTCTCTAGAAGAAGCAAA taaaaaaatccaaaaaacaataaaagaAAGAGACTACTATTTAATGCATCATAAAAGAGTTATACAGGAAAAGGAAACCTTGAAta AAGAAATCcaaaagcaaaaaaaagaaattgaaAAGATTCAGAATTCGATAGGGGAAATAAAGGCCAAATATGAA tctacatttaaagaaaaaatgctAGTTACattagaaaaagaaaaaagagaCACAAAAATTGAAGGTTTAAACAAGTATATTGAACGGCTTAAAGATTTATTAGGAAATAACACATCACCCTCATTGGTTAATATTTCCTCTAATGACGAAAAAGGTAATAACTTAACTGAAAGTACCATTTCAAAAgacgataaaaaaatatcaaaaaaaaatcccAAAAGAGAAGATACTCCATGGCCCAATAATGAAGATTCCCCTTGTGAACTAAGtgaaaatgaatatgacaaatataatattaatgttTCCTCTTTAAGTATTGAAAAATCCTTTAATGCTCATAACAGTGCGGTATTAGGTATTGCTTACAACAAAGAGGTTCAATTAATAGCAACAGGAGGTGATGACGGTAAATGGAAAACGTGGAGCACATCAAATTATGAATTAGTGATGGAATCACAAgctcataaaaaatggataggagatatatgttttaataaaaaaggaaatattttatgtacatGTAGTGGAGAttctaaaataaaattatgggATATGGTTAAAGAAAAGTGTATTCATACTTTTATGAATTCAGCTGGCCCTATATGGAGTCTATCATTTCATTATGAag GGGATTTTTTTGCATCCGCATCCATGGATCAAACAATCAGAATATTTGACATTAATAGCTTAAGACAAAGACAAATATTAAGAGGCCATGTTGATAGCATAAATTGTGTAAATTTTCACCCATTTTACAAAACCCTCACTAGTGCATCTGTTGATAAAACA gTATCAATATGGGATATGAAAAGTGGGCtatgtataaatacattttatggGCATAGTTTTCCGTGCAATTACTCTAATTTCAGTACagat GGGAAATGGATATATTCTTGTGATTCTGGAGGAATCGTTAAGATTTGGGACGTTCGAGCAAATAGATGTCTTATTAATATCGATGCAG GACCATCAAGTGCAAATAAATGCCCAatggataaaaataataaatatttatttatagcaTCAGAAGATAATacgataaaaat atTTGACGTTGTAGAGAAGAAATTTGTTAGGACACTAAAACATGAATTTCcaataaaa aataTTCTCgtggaaaataataaactaatatattctttatccAATGGAGACATTTTCGTAAGAGGACAACAAAAGGAATAG
- a CDS encoding translationally-controlled tumor protein homolog, putative, with product MKVYKDIFTNDEVCSDSYNQEDPFGNPEFREIAFEVKSNKRIKGNDDYGIADNSEDAVEGMGADVEHVIDIVDSFQLTSTSLSKKEYSAYVKNFMQRILKHLEEKKPDRVDIFKTKAQPLIKHILTNFDDFEFYMGESLDMEAGLIYSYYKGEEITPRFVYISDGLFEEKY from the coding sequence ATGAAAGTATATAAAGacatttttacaaatgATGAAGTATGTTCTGACTCATACAATCAAGAAGATCCATTTGGAAATCCAGAATTCCGTGAAATTGCTTTTGAAgtaaaatcaaataaaagaataaaagGAAATGATGACTATGGTATAGCCGATAATAGTGAAGATGCAGTAGAAGGAATGGGGGCTGATGTTGAACACGTCATTGATATTGTTGACTCTTTTCAATTAACATCCACTAGTTTAAGCAAAAAGGAATATAGTGCTTATGTTAAAAACTTTATGCAAAGGATCCTTAAGCATTTAGAAGAAAAGAAACCAGATCGTGtagatatttttaaaacaaaggCACAACCCTtaattaaacatattttaacaaatttcgatgattttgaattttatatGGGAGAATCACTTGATATGGAAGCTGGtttaatttattcatattataaagGTGAAGAAATTACTCCTAGATTTGTTTACATATCAGATGGCTTAtttgaagaaaaatattaa
- a CDS encoding stearoyl-CoA desaturase, putative yields MTLQMGFGDTVTTIWSMLDENYWDIKYVGIIYISYTVGLASCYFLRKICPQSFVNFIKLLKGVLVSIISVMSLKYLNINTRVGINLLHIYNIVQVCSFLEVFSIRTKSQNKKLSNDQTVVVNKYELDNENVDQHTLIGDASQHLEKIAKTILSDKKSLEENTGILKEKELIEQIEQEEKKEEEYMKAKNISNSKKRNNINKINLVWIYVLLSKTFNVIFFSLFWKLIPNLAIVKIFLTLQLCTSLIYTANNVCKNNSNIKLLQKIIDGLNIVYYIFISLFFTKILYTFDDNYNNNIIQNFAVVSIVFHMYYGYMAFVKYIYDYYKQFRPSLFSFILFFHVFSIIGIIKLYHHEHRKSLLIQCITFYLINGFGITFGAHRLWSHRAFKASTFVQVLFLILNSFANQGSVIIWAKNHRLHHKYSDTKYDPHNIRNGFFYSHVGWLLYQKTKFVKEKEKEIYVDDLLQNPILMLQHKLDPYFNFFFCFIIPGIYTYYMYNNFWDGFLILGALRWIITLHATWSINSASHSFGHRPYNDDIKASNNIFTSIVALGEGCHNYHHVFPYCYAMNENFYILSINPTKYVIQLFYYLGLVWDLKSAQNICKEVRLRESLKIEQRNKRLSENIKNQILKKEDTSYITDLMNSFKAFCNDYINISTFMYILYFLRDITIMLSIFLIHIWYCYNKYGNGTAFSNLSLENNKILNTVLFTLFHIILYALPMGTMFISLYSLVYESKRGLIFKNQFLNNLFGSIISSFILLPYSSEKSRKSLLTSLNEDFFKVLKGPIYFDLYTTIFSLVSVLYGFIAYKFGHFYFCTFFVIPYIVFNAWLLLYIYLLKNPPCLNAHIHSKDVDINILNYVAFQSLLEWKKNNSIYQSKKRLYKFVFSFINFMHHHLCYTHVVEFINSKIPSYRTKEICKYFDKTLDQYCFMRNDKFMEILKEFL; encoded by the exons ATGACGTTGCAAATGGGCTTTGGTGACACAGTCACCACTATTTGGAGTATGTTAGACGAAAATTATTGGgatattaaatatgtaggaataatatatatatcgtATACTGTTGGTTTGGCTTCTTGCTATTTTTTGAGAAAAATATGTCCTCAAtcttttgttaattttataaaactttTAAAAGGAGTTTTAGTTTCAATAATTTCTGTGATGAGcttgaaatatttaaacataaataCCAGAGTAGGCATTAATTTACttcacatatataatattgtgCAAGTGTGTAGTTTTTTAGAAGTATTTAGCATAAGAACTAAAagccaaaataaaaagttgtCAAACGATCAAACAGTAGTcgttaataaatatgagttagataatgaaaatgtagATCAACACACATTAATAGGGGATGCGTCACAAcatttagaaaaaatagcAAAGACTATTTTGAGTGACAAAAAATCCTTAGAGGAAAATACAggaatattaaaagaaaaggaaCTTATAGAACAAATTGAacaagaagaaaaaaaagaagaagaatATATGAaggcaaaaaatattagtaattccaaaaaaagaaataatataaataaaataaatttggtTTGGATTTATGTCTTACTTTCAAAAACATTCaatgtaatatttttttctttattttggAAGTTAATACCCAATTTGGcaatagtaaaaatatttttgaccTTACAATTATGTACAAGCTTGATTTATACTGCTAATAATGTTTGCAAAAACaattcaaatataaaactattgcaaaaaataatagatgGGCttaatattgtatattatatttttataagtttattttttacaaagaTATTGTATACATTTGATgacaattataataataatataatacaaaatttcGCAGTTGTTTCTATTGTCTTTCATATGTATTATGGATATATGGCAtttgttaaatatatttatgattattataaacaatTCAGACCATcgttattttcatttatattgttttttcatGTATTTTCCATAATcggaataataaaattgtatcaCCATGAACACCGAAAATCCTTGTTAATACAG TGCATAACATTTTATCTCATTAATGGATTTGGGATAACATTTGGCGCACATCGATTGTGGTCACATAGAGCATTTAAAGCTAGTACATTCGTACAAGTTTTATTTCTAATTTTGAATAGTTTTGCAAATCAAGGTAGTGTAATAATATGGGCAAAGAATCATCGTTTACATCATAAATATAGTGATACAAAATATGATCCTCATAATATAAGAAAtggatttttttatagtcATGTTGGGTGGTTATTATATcagaaaacaaaatttgtaaaggaaaaagaaaaggaaaTTTATGTTGACGATCTATTACAAAATCCAATTCTTATGTTACAACATAAATTAGATCCATAtttcaacttttttttttgtttcataATACCAGGTATATATACCTACTATATGTATAACAATTTTTGGGATggatttttaattttaggGGCTCTTAGATGGATTATTACCTTACATGCCACATGGTCAATTAATAGTGCTTCTCATTCATTTGGGCATAGACCAtataatgatgatataaaagCTTCTAACAATATCTTTACATCAATAGTAGCTCTTGGAGAGGGATGTCATAATTATCATCACGTATTTCCATATTGTTATGCTatgaatgaaaatttttatattcttagTATAAACCCcacaaaatatgtaatacagcttttttattatttgggATTAGTATGGGATTTGAAATCAgcacaaaatatatgtaaagaAGTACGATTAAGAGaatcattaaaaatagaacaaagaaataaaagattaagtgaaaacattaaaaatcaaatattgaaaaaagaaGACACAAGTTATATAACAGATTTAATGAATTCCTTTAAAGCATTTTGTAAcgattatataaatatttctacatttatgtatatattatactttttaagAGATATTACTATTATGCTTAGTATTTTCCTAATCCACATATGGTattgttataataaatatggaaaTGGAACAGccttttcaaatttatcattagaaaataataaaattttaaatactGTTTTGTTCACACTATTTCATATAATCCTATATGCCTTACCCATGGGAACGATGTTTATAAGTCTCTACTCATTAGTTTATGAATCCAAAAGGGGATTAATCTTTAAAAATCAATTCCTTAACAACTTATTTGGTAGCATAATatcatcttttattttattaccaTATTCCTCTGAAAAATCAAGAAAATCTTTACTAACATCACTAAATGAAGATTTCTTTAAAGTTTTAAAAGGGCCAATATACTttgatttatatacaactattttttctttagtATCAGTATTATATGGATTTATTGCTTACAAATTTGGgcacttttatttttgcacCTTTTTCGTAATACCATATATAGTTTTTAATGCGTGGTTATtactttatatttatttgttaaaGAATCCACCATGCTTAAATGCCCATATACATTCAAAGGACgtagatataaatattttaaattatgttGCCTTTCAATCATTATTggaatggaaaaaaaataattcaatttACCAAAGCAAGAAaagattatataaatttgttttctcctttatcaattttatgCATCATCATTTATGCTATACACATGTTGTggaatttataaattcaaaaatacCAAGCTATAGAACAAAGGaaatatgcaaatattTTGACAAAACTTTAGATCAGTATTGTTTTATGCGTAATGACAAGTTCAtggaaatattaaaagaatttttataa